Proteins encoded together in one Mycolicibacter minnesotensis window:
- a CDS encoding acyl-CoA dehydrogenase family protein: protein MDLNIDAEVDEFRMEVRDFLAANSDKFPLLSYDTAAGFEQHRQWDKVLFDAGLSVIAWPKKYGGRDASMLQWVVYEEEYFRSGAPGRASANGTSMLAPTLFAHGTQEQLDRILPKMASGEEIWAQAWSEPESGSDLASLRSTATKVEGGWKLNGQKIWSSRAPFGERGFGLFRSDPQAQRHNGLTYFMFDLKADGITVRAIEQLGGETGFGEIFLDDVFVPDNDVIGVPNEGWRAAMSTSSNERGMSLRSPARFLVGAEKLAAMWKERGSDPVYTDRVADAWIKAQAYRLQTFGTVTRLAAGGELGAESSVTKVFWSELDVALHQTGLDLRGADGELADAWSHGYLFSLGGPIYAGTNEIQRNIIAERLLGLPREKK from the coding sequence ATGGACCTGAATATTGACGCAGAGGTCGACGAGTTCCGGATGGAGGTCCGCGACTTCCTGGCCGCGAACTCCGACAAGTTCCCTCTCTTGTCCTACGACACCGCCGCAGGTTTCGAACAGCACCGCCAGTGGGACAAGGTGCTTTTCGACGCCGGCCTGTCGGTGATCGCCTGGCCGAAGAAGTACGGCGGGCGCGACGCCAGCATGCTGCAGTGGGTGGTGTACGAGGAGGAGTACTTCCGCTCCGGTGCACCCGGGCGCGCCAGCGCCAACGGCACCTCGATGCTGGCGCCGACACTCTTCGCGCACGGCACGCAGGAGCAGCTGGACCGCATCCTGCCGAAAATGGCCTCCGGCGAGGAGATCTGGGCGCAGGCATGGTCGGAGCCGGAGTCCGGCAGTGACCTGGCGTCGCTGCGCTCGACCGCGACCAAGGTCGAGGGCGGTTGGAAACTCAACGGGCAGAAGATCTGGAGTTCGCGCGCCCCATTCGGCGAGCGGGGCTTCGGACTGTTCCGCTCCGACCCACAGGCGCAGCGCCACAACGGCCTGACCTACTTCATGTTCGACCTGAAGGCCGACGGAATCACCGTGCGCGCCATCGAGCAGCTCGGCGGCGAGACGGGCTTCGGCGAGATCTTCCTCGACGACGTCTTCGTGCCGGACAACGACGTGATCGGCGTGCCGAACGAGGGCTGGCGCGCCGCGATGAGCACGTCGAGCAACGAGCGTGGCATGAGCCTTCGCAGCCCTGCCCGATTCCTGGTGGGCGCGGAGAAGCTGGCCGCCATGTGGAAGGAACGCGGCAGCGATCCGGTATACACCGACCGGGTGGCCGACGCCTGGATCAAGGCTCAGGCCTACCGGTTACAGACGTTCGGAACGGTGACCCGGCTGGCGGCCGGGGGTGAGCTGGGCGCGGAATCCTCGGTGACCAAGGTGTTCTGGTCCGAGCTCGACGTCGCCCTGCACCAGACCGGCTTGGACCTCCGCGGCGCCGACGGCGAGCTCGCCGACGCCTGGTCTCACGGCTACCTGTTCTCTCTCGGCGGGCCGATCTACGCCGGCACCAACGAGATTCAGCGCAATATCATCGCCGAGCGGCTGCTGGGCCTGCCCCGGGAGAAGAAATGA
- a CDS encoding acyl-CoA dehydrogenase family protein — translation MRFDLDQDQRDFAASIDAALGAADVPGAVRAWSQGDAEPGRRVWNQLTELGVTALAVPEEFDGIGADPVDVVLAIEALGRWCVPGPVVESIAVAPILLAGSPDGGSQLAGLAAGELIATVALPPHTPRAVDADHADLVLLAENGTASIAQAGTRHASVDPSRGIFDVAATGASWDSETGRAYEMGALSTAAQLVGAGQAMLNIAVDYAKQRTQFGRVIGGYQAIKHKLADVHIALELARPLVYGAAISVSQDSPEASRDVSAAKVAASDAALLAAHSALQTHGAIGFTSECDLSLWLLRVQALRPAWGDPTAHRRRVLEAI, via the coding sequence ATGAGATTCGATCTAGACCAAGATCAGCGCGACTTCGCGGCCAGCATCGACGCCGCGCTGGGCGCCGCCGACGTGCCTGGCGCGGTGCGGGCCTGGTCCCAGGGTGACGCAGAGCCGGGCCGTCGGGTGTGGAACCAACTGACCGAGCTCGGTGTGACCGCGCTGGCGGTGCCCGAAGAGTTCGACGGTATCGGCGCCGACCCCGTCGACGTAGTGCTGGCCATCGAAGCACTGGGTCGCTGGTGTGTCCCGGGGCCGGTAGTGGAATCCATTGCGGTGGCGCCGATCCTGCTGGCCGGGTCACCCGATGGCGGCTCTCAGCTGGCCGGACTGGCCGCCGGCGAGCTGATCGCCACCGTGGCACTTCCGCCGCACACCCCACGCGCGGTCGACGCTGACCACGCCGACCTGGTCCTGCTCGCCGAGAACGGGACAGCGTCGATCGCACAGGCCGGCACCCGTCACGCCTCAGTGGACCCCAGCCGCGGAATCTTCGATGTCGCCGCAACCGGGGCAAGCTGGGACTCCGAGACCGGCCGCGCCTATGAGATGGGCGCCCTGTCCACCGCCGCACAGCTGGTCGGGGCTGGTCAGGCGATGTTGAACATCGCCGTGGACTACGCCAAGCAGCGCACCCAGTTCGGTCGGGTGATCGGCGGCTACCAGGCCATCAAGCACAAGCTGGCCGACGTGCACATCGCGCTTGAGCTGGCCCGCCCGTTGGTGTACGGGGCGGCGATCTCAGTATCACAGGACAGCCCCGAGGCCTCCCGCGACGTCAGCGCCGCCAAGGTGGCCGCATCCGACGCCGCTCTGCTGGCCGCGCATTCGGCACTGCAGACCCACGGCGCCATCGGCTTCACCAGCGAATGCGACCTGTCGCTGTGGCTGCTACGCGTGCAGGCCCTGCGACCCGCGTGGGGCGACCCGACCGCACACCGGCGGCGAGTGTTGGAGGCGATCTGA
- the ipdE2 gene encoding acyl-CoA dehydrogenase IpdE2 gives MAARNDERDLLRQTVAALVDKHATPEAVRSAMESDLGYDPALWQLLCEQVGAAALVVPEELGGAGGELGDAAVVLEELGKALVPTPLLGTILAELALLAVPEPDAEALEQLAEGGAIGAVVFDDGYAVNGDIADIAVAAQDGQLHRWTEFSTEPVTTMDPTRRLGRISATATAPLGDDPGIADYAAILLAAEQIGAAARCLDLTVEYTKSRVQFGRPIGSFQALKHRMADLYVAVSAARAVVDDAIAEPSATSAALARVVASEAFTKVAGEAVQLHGGIAITWESDIQLYFKRAHGSSQLFGQPAHHLRRLQAEVI, from the coding sequence ATGGCGGCCCGTAACGACGAACGCGACCTGCTGCGCCAGACCGTGGCGGCGCTGGTCGACAAACATGCCACGCCCGAAGCGGTTCGTTCGGCCATGGAATCCGACCTCGGCTACGACCCGGCGCTGTGGCAACTGCTGTGCGAGCAGGTGGGCGCCGCTGCCCTGGTAGTCCCTGAGGAGCTCGGCGGCGCCGGCGGCGAACTGGGCGATGCCGCAGTGGTTCTCGAGGAGCTGGGGAAGGCATTGGTGCCCACACCGCTGCTGGGCACCATCCTGGCCGAGTTGGCGCTGCTGGCCGTCCCCGAACCCGACGCCGAGGCGCTGGAGCAGCTCGCCGAGGGTGGCGCCATCGGCGCGGTCGTCTTCGACGACGGCTACGCGGTCAACGGCGACATCGCCGACATCGCCGTGGCCGCCCAGGACGGTCAGCTGCATCGTTGGACTGAATTCAGCACCGAGCCGGTGACCACCATGGACCCCACCCGCCGTCTGGGCCGGATCAGTGCCACAGCGACCGCACCCCTCGGGGATGACCCGGGCATCGCGGACTACGCGGCGATCCTGCTGGCCGCCGAACAGATCGGTGCGGCCGCCCGCTGCCTGGATCTGACCGTCGAGTACACCAAGAGCCGGGTTCAGTTCGGCCGGCCGATCGGCAGCTTCCAAGCGCTCAAGCACCGGATGGCCGACTTGTACGTGGCGGTGTCGGCAGCTCGTGCCGTGGTCGATGACGCGATCGCCGAGCCGTCGGCGACGTCGGCGGCACTGGCACGCGTGGTCGCCAGCGAGGCGTTCACCAAGGTGGCCGGCGAAGCGGTCCAGCTGCACGGCGGCATCGCGATCACCTGGGAAAGCGACATCCAGCTGTACTTCAAACGCGCGCACGGAAGTTCGCAGCTCTTCGGCCAGCCGGCACACCATCTTCGCCGGTTGCAGGCCGAGGTGATCTGA
- a CDS encoding linear amide C-N hydrolase, translating to MCTRLVYLGPNGNIVTGRSMDWKLDLATDLWSMPRGVKRDGRAGANSIEWTAKYGSVVATGYNICTTDGLNEAGLSANLLWLAESVYPPYDGSRPGLCISIWAQYVLDNFATVAEAVEALSAEPFEVVTDGVPGEDRLATLHLSLSDATGDSAIVEYVDGKQVIHHGREYQVMTNSPIFEQQLAVNSYWEQLGGTVMLPGTNRAADRFARASFYVNAIPKSEDLKIALASVLSVVRNVSVPFGISTPNEPNISSTRWRTVAHHTRKLYCFESALTPNVFWVDLNKLDFSDGAPVRKLDLGSDDSNVYAGETSSSFEVAEAFTFLGLNR from the coding sequence ATGTGTACTCGCCTGGTTTACCTCGGACCCAACGGCAACATCGTCACCGGTCGATCGATGGACTGGAAGCTGGATTTGGCGACCGACCTGTGGTCGATGCCGCGCGGCGTGAAACGCGACGGCCGGGCCGGCGCCAACTCGATCGAATGGACTGCGAAATACGGCAGTGTGGTGGCCACCGGCTACAACATCTGCACCACCGACGGACTGAATGAAGCCGGATTGTCGGCAAACCTGCTCTGGCTGGCCGAATCGGTGTACCCGCCCTACGACGGCAGCCGCCCCGGACTGTGCATCTCCATCTGGGCCCAGTATGTCCTGGATAACTTCGCCACCGTGGCCGAAGCCGTCGAGGCCTTAAGTGCCGAGCCATTCGAGGTGGTCACCGACGGCGTGCCCGGTGAAGACCGCCTGGCCACGCTGCATCTGTCACTGTCGGATGCGACAGGCGACAGCGCCATCGTGGAATACGTTGACGGCAAACAGGTCATCCACCACGGCCGCGAGTACCAGGTGATGACGAACTCGCCGATATTCGAACAACAGCTTGCGGTGAACTCCTACTGGGAGCAGCTGGGCGGCACTGTCATGTTGCCGGGAACCAACCGGGCCGCGGATCGCTTCGCGCGGGCCTCGTTCTACGTCAATGCGATACCGAAGTCCGAGGACCTCAAGATCGCACTCGCGTCGGTGCTCAGTGTCGTACGCAACGTCTCGGTACCGTTCGGCATCTCCACGCCGAACGAGCCCAACATCTCCTCCACCCGGTGGCGTACCGTCGCGCACCACACCCGCAAGCTCTACTGCTTCGAGTCGGCCCTGACGCCCAATGTGTTCTGGGTGGACCTGAACAAGCTCGACTTCAGCGACGGCGCCCCGGTGCGCAAGCTGGACCTTGGCTCCGACGACAGCAATGTCTATGCCGGCGAGACGTCGTCGAGTTTCGAAGTGGCCGAAGCATTCACGTTCCTCGGATTGAACAGGTGA
- a CDS encoding alpha/beta hydrolase family protein, protein MTSPRRTALLSVALAALVFAAPAAAEPAPQWSGLDARNYAGPIPAEGSLITAVPLDPALSVTGAATAFRILYATQDQHDRPAVSTAAVFVPHGAPPAGGWPVIAWAHGTVGLGDDCTPSARPRSPRDNEYLSHWLDQGYVVVGTDYAGLGTPGLMSYLNSVTEAHAVIDSVRAVHQMDLPLSPKWAIVGQSQGGGAAINSAWWATRLGAGAGLDYRGVVATGTPANMERVVMEAGPDLPPRPVPAAAISYTAYIVAALREGLPAIPVDTVLTPRGRELADRAETVCKPELDRQVAGTRIDELFSAPVASLEGVGPALDAFMGTPTDGYDRPIFLGHGLLDTDVPPQSTQTLYQQLVDHHQDVELHIYPDQDHSGTVLASMPDSTRFMHRIMTEDGS, encoded by the coding sequence GTGACGTCACCTCGCCGCACCGCGTTGCTGTCGGTGGCGCTGGCCGCCCTGGTGTTTGCCGCGCCCGCTGCGGCGGAACCGGCACCGCAGTGGTCGGGACTGGACGCACGCAACTACGCCGGCCCCATTCCCGCCGAAGGGAGTCTGATCACTGCGGTCCCGCTGGACCCGGCCCTGTCGGTGACCGGCGCCGCCACGGCCTTCCGGATCCTGTACGCCACCCAGGACCAACATGACCGACCTGCGGTGAGCACGGCAGCGGTCTTCGTACCGCACGGTGCACCCCCGGCCGGAGGATGGCCGGTGATTGCGTGGGCGCACGGCACCGTCGGCCTGGGCGACGACTGCACCCCGTCAGCCCGACCACGCAGCCCCCGCGACAACGAGTACCTGTCACATTGGCTGGATCAGGGCTACGTGGTGGTCGGTACCGATTACGCCGGTCTGGGCACTCCGGGATTGATGAGCTATCTCAACAGCGTCACCGAGGCACACGCGGTGATCGACTCCGTACGGGCCGTCCACCAGATGGACCTGCCGCTGTCGCCCAAGTGGGCGATCGTCGGCCAATCCCAGGGCGGCGGAGCGGCGATCAACAGCGCCTGGTGGGCCACCCGGCTCGGCGCCGGCGCCGGCCTGGACTACCGGGGCGTGGTGGCCACCGGAACACCGGCCAACATGGAGCGAGTCGTCATGGAAGCCGGCCCCGATCTACCTCCGCGACCGGTTCCTGCCGCCGCGATCAGCTACACGGCCTACATCGTCGCGGCGTTGCGCGAAGGGCTGCCCGCCATTCCCGTCGACACGGTGCTGACGCCGCGCGGCCGTGAACTGGCCGACCGGGCCGAGACCGTCTGCAAGCCCGAATTGGACCGGCAGGTGGCGGGAACCAGGATCGACGAGCTCTTCAGCGCTCCGGTCGCGTCGCTGGAGGGCGTCGGCCCGGCGCTCGATGCCTTCATGGGCACCCCGACGGACGGATATGACCGGCCGATCTTTCTGGGGCACGGCCTGCTCGATACCGACGTCCCGCCACAATCCACGCAGACGCTGTATCAGCAGCTCGTCGATCATCACCAGGATGTCGAGTTGCACATCTACCCCGACCAGGACCATTCCGGCACCGTGCTCGCCTCAATGCCCGACTCCACCCGCTTCATGCATCGCATCATGACGGAGGACGGCTCGTGA
- a CDS encoding pyridoxal phosphate-dependent aminotransferase has translation MTDRVSLRAGIPPFHVMDVWLAAAERQRTHGDLVNLSAGQPSVGAPEPVRAAAARALQANQLGYTVALGTPELRSAIAASYADRYGLSVEPDDVVVTTGSSGGFLLAFLACFDAGDRVAIASPGYPCYRNILTALGCEVVEIACGPETRFQPTAAMLAEIEGPLAGVIVASPANPTGTVLEPAELAAIAAWCDDAGVRLISDEVYHGLVYDGAPETSCAWETSRNAVVANSFSKYFAMTGWRLGWLLVPPALRRAVDCLTGNFTICPPVLAQHAAVAAFTPAAIAEAQGHLRHYAANRALLLDGLRAMGIDRLAPTDGAFYVYADVAAHTDDSLTFWARLLDDTGLALAPGVDFDTERGNTCVRLSFAGPTADIEEALRRLRGWLQLG, from the coding sequence GTGACCGATCGCGTGTCTCTGCGCGCAGGCATCCCGCCCTTCCACGTCATGGACGTCTGGCTGGCCGCGGCCGAACGCCAACGCACCCATGGCGATCTGGTGAACCTGTCGGCCGGCCAGCCCAGCGTCGGCGCCCCCGAACCGGTGCGCGCCGCTGCCGCGAGGGCTCTGCAAGCCAACCAGTTGGGCTATACCGTCGCGCTGGGCACCCCGGAACTGCGCTCAGCCATCGCCGCCTCGTATGCCGATCGCTATGGGCTGTCTGTCGAGCCCGACGATGTGGTCGTCACCACGGGTTCGTCGGGGGGTTTCCTGCTGGCGTTCCTGGCGTGTTTCGACGCCGGCGACCGGGTCGCAATCGCCAGCCCGGGTTATCCCTGCTATCGCAACATCCTGACCGCTCTGGGCTGCGAAGTCGTCGAGATCGCGTGCGGGCCCGAAACCCGTTTCCAGCCCACCGCAGCGATGTTGGCCGAGATCGAAGGCCCCTTGGCCGGGGTGATCGTCGCCAGCCCGGCCAACCCGACCGGCACCGTGCTCGAACCAGCTGAGCTGGCCGCCATCGCCGCCTGGTGCGATGACGCTGGGGTACGGCTGATCAGCGATGAGGTGTACCACGGCCTGGTCTATGACGGCGCGCCAGAGACCAGCTGCGCCTGGGAGACATCGCGCAACGCAGTCGTGGCCAACAGCTTTTCGAAGTACTTCGCCATGACCGGGTGGCGGCTGGGTTGGCTGCTGGTACCGCCTGCGCTACGCCGCGCCGTCGACTGCCTGACCGGCAACTTCACCATCTGCCCTCCGGTGCTGGCCCAGCACGCCGCGGTCGCGGCCTTCACCCCTGCGGCCATCGCCGAAGCGCAAGGCCACCTGCGGCACTACGCCGCCAACCGGGCCCTGCTGCTGGACGGGCTGCGAGCCATGGGCATCGACCGGCTCGCCCCCACCGACGGCGCGTTCTATGTCTACGCCGACGTGGCAGCACACACCGACGACTCCCTGACGTTCTGGGCCCGCCTGCTGGACGACACCGGTCTGGCGCTGGCCCCGGGCGTCGACTTCGACACCGAACGCGGCAACACCTGCGTGCGTCTGTCGTTCGCCGGGCCGACCGCCGACATCGAGGAGGCACTGCGCCGGCTCCGCGGCTGGCTGCAACTCGGGTAG
- a CDS encoding heme-binding protein — MRTTTTSRLALGAATVGILGAVAAAATAGLTSPADAAPDSCTAAGLASTASGVLSQAGGFLHDHPETDSVLTSAASMPPDQAKSTVQGYFIGHLDQLSTLQGIAQPLTDLKSQCGLAVSPTQLATLLETVSK; from the coding sequence ATGCGCACGACCACCACTTCTCGGCTGGCGCTTGGCGCGGCGACCGTAGGCATCCTGGGTGCCGTCGCCGCTGCCGCGACCGCCGGACTCACCTCGCCGGCCGACGCTGCGCCCGACTCCTGCACGGCCGCGGGGCTGGCCAGCACGGCCAGCGGTGTGCTGAGCCAGGCCGGCGGCTTCCTGCACGACCACCCGGAGACCGACAGCGTGCTGACCTCCGCGGCCAGCATGCCCCCGGACCAGGCCAAGTCCACGGTGCAGGGTTACTTCATCGGCCACCTGGACCAGCTGTCGACCCTGCAGGGCATCGCTCAGCCGTTGACCGACTTGAAGAGCCAGTGCGGGCTCGCGGTGTCGCCCACCCAGCTGGCCACCCTGCTGGAGACCGTCAGCAAGTAG
- a CDS encoding helix-turn-helix transcriptional regulator, with protein MTLVGPGGVGKTRLAQQLADESVGGFADDTWWVDLAPITDPDLVADRVAHTLGLPDQPGYSAAATLIRFIADRQLLLVLDNCEHLLDGCAALITTLLETGSRLTIVTTSREPIGVAGEVTWATPSLSLADEAVDLFIQRARLVRPDFVGTGAAAVPVAEICRHLDGLPLAIELAATRVRAWSLPEIVAGLRERLDLLAGGARTAVARHQTLRASVDWSHDLLSEPEQVVFRRLAVFLGGFDLDAAHAVSGDADLPRHQIINNLIGLVDKSLVVADNTEQTTRYRMLETVRHYALEKLDAAGETATVRTRHREHYTARFENRVATGHRWSIQHAEIEIGNLRSAFTWSRTHGGVEFAARLASSLLPLWIHSRTQEGLAWLDAILTDSIAATPAIRARALADKTIIATWNGDYAGIDQAEQAVAIARELGDPALLAWALTACGAIYCFCPEIALPHFAEAIELAPNLDDDSRLSRIYALQAYAAFVAGDAAMVYRAAEQGQDLADALGDWAVRRLCLICIGYAHMLSGDLANAVAHARESGTEPEADHDPWFSSKRLLILAEALARQGDITGAHAAAEGSLAAASGLVAYNQSISLGALAETLLAAGDVPAALAASEAARAADALPETMAIIGNPIARTALAAGDVTAARRWADEALAVASGAHRTMLLEIRTRVAIAEGKVQQAERDAHDALATAARAGAYLGVPEVIECLATLAIDSGDHREAALLFGSAEAIREHTGTVRYRIYDADYRTALDTLREVMPEKDFQKSWAAGAALSTAGAIAHTQQCSNQTRAGHNRPSIGWAALTPAEINVVGLVCEGLRSKEIAAKLSVSSRTVDAHLGHIYTKLGLSSRVQLAREAALHAQNGNPPGTRRRRRLVNRETP; from the coding sequence GTGACGTTGGTCGGCCCCGGCGGGGTCGGCAAAACTCGGCTGGCCCAGCAGCTGGCCGACGAGTCGGTGGGCGGGTTCGCCGACGATACGTGGTGGGTGGATCTGGCGCCGATCACCGATCCAGACCTGGTGGCCGATCGAGTGGCACACACGTTGGGCCTGCCCGATCAGCCCGGCTATTCCGCAGCCGCAACACTGATTCGTTTCATCGCCGACCGACAGCTGCTGTTGGTGTTGGACAACTGTGAGCATCTGCTGGACGGTTGCGCGGCGCTGATCACCACACTGCTAGAGACCGGTTCCCGGTTGACAATTGTCACCACCAGTCGAGAACCGATTGGGGTGGCCGGCGAGGTGACCTGGGCGACGCCGTCGCTGTCACTGGCTGACGAGGCAGTCGACTTGTTCATCCAGCGGGCCCGGCTGGTCCGGCCCGATTTCGTCGGCACCGGCGCCGCCGCCGTCCCCGTGGCAGAGATCTGCCGCCATCTCGACGGGCTGCCGCTGGCAATCGAGCTGGCCGCCACCCGGGTGCGGGCATGGTCCCTGCCCGAGATCGTCGCCGGCCTGCGTGAACGGCTTGATCTGTTGGCCGGGGGTGCGCGCACGGCGGTGGCCCGCCACCAGACCCTGCGCGCCTCAGTGGATTGGTCGCACGACTTGCTCAGCGAACCTGAACAGGTTGTATTTCGCCGGCTGGCAGTGTTTCTGGGCGGATTCGACCTCGATGCCGCCCACGCGGTCTCCGGCGACGCTGACCTGCCACGCCACCAGATCATCAACAACCTCATCGGGCTGGTGGACAAATCGCTTGTGGTGGCCGACAACACCGAGCAGACCACGCGCTACCGGATGCTGGAAACGGTCCGCCACTACGCGCTGGAGAAACTGGATGCGGCCGGCGAAACCGCCACGGTGCGCACCCGCCATCGCGAGCACTACACCGCCCGGTTCGAAAACCGGGTGGCCACCGGTCATCGGTGGAGCATCCAGCACGCCGAGATCGAGATCGGCAATCTTCGGTCCGCGTTCACCTGGAGCCGCACACACGGCGGCGTCGAGTTCGCCGCCCGCTTGGCGTCGTCGCTACTGCCGCTGTGGATTCACAGCCGGACCCAGGAGGGGCTGGCCTGGCTTGACGCCATCCTCACCGACAGCATCGCGGCGACACCTGCGATCCGGGCGCGCGCACTCGCCGACAAGACGATCATCGCGACCTGGAACGGGGACTATGCCGGCATCGACCAGGCCGAGCAAGCCGTTGCGATCGCGCGCGAACTCGGCGACCCGGCATTGCTCGCCTGGGCGCTGACCGCCTGCGGTGCCATCTACTGTTTCTGCCCCGAGATCGCACTGCCGCACTTCGCCGAAGCAATCGAACTGGCCCCGAACCTGGACGACGACTCTCGGTTAAGCCGGATATATGCGTTACAGGCCTACGCTGCCTTCGTCGCCGGCGATGCGGCCATGGTGTACCGGGCCGCCGAACAAGGACAAGACCTTGCCGATGCGCTCGGCGACTGGGCCGTTCGGCGGCTATGCCTTATCTGCATCGGGTACGCACACATGCTCAGCGGGGATCTGGCGAATGCTGTTGCACATGCGCGGGAATCGGGTACCGAACCCGAGGCGGATCACGACCCGTGGTTCAGCTCAAAGAGGCTACTGATCCTGGCCGAAGCCCTTGCGCGCCAGGGCGATATCACGGGCGCGCACGCTGCGGCGGAGGGCAGCCTCGCGGCCGCTTCCGGTCTTGTCGCTTACAACCAGAGCATTAGCCTCGGGGCGTTAGCGGAAACATTACTGGCCGCCGGAGACGTACCGGCGGCCCTGGCCGCCAGCGAAGCGGCACGCGCGGCGGACGCACTGCCCGAGACCATGGCAATAATCGGCAATCCCATCGCCAGAACTGCATTGGCGGCCGGCGATGTTACCGCGGCACGCCGCTGGGCCGACGAAGCCCTCGCGGTGGCGTCCGGCGCACACCGAACAATGCTGCTGGAGATACGCACCCGGGTGGCGATCGCCGAAGGCAAGGTGCAGCAGGCCGAACGAGATGCGCATGATGCACTGGCTACCGCCGCGAGAGCCGGAGCCTACCTAGGGGTTCCTGAGGTGATCGAGTGCCTGGCAACGCTGGCCATTGATTCTGGTGATCACCGCGAAGCGGCCCTGCTGTTCGGCTCAGCGGAGGCAATCCGGGAGCACACCGGTACGGTCCGCTACAGGATCTACGACGCCGACTACCGCACCGCGCTCGACACGCTGCGGGAAGTTATGCCGGAGAAGGACTTCCAGAAATCCTGGGCCGCAGGTGCGGCATTGTCGACTGCTGGCGCGATCGCCCATACACAGCAGTGCTCAAACCAAACCCGTGCCGGACACAATCGGCCGTCAATCGGTTGGGCCGCACTAACCCCGGCCGAGATCAACGTCGTCGGGCTCGTCTGCGAAGGGCTGCGCAGCAAGGAGATCGCCGCGAAACTGTCCGTCTCGAGCCGAACGGTGGACGCCCACCTCGGCCACATCTACACCAAGCTCGGCCTATCATCACGCGTCCAACTCGCCCGGGAAGCAGCGCTTCACGCCCAGAACGGCAATCCGCCCGGCACCCGACGACGTCGCCGACTGGTCAACCGCGAGACGCCTTAA
- the hsaB gene encoding 3-hydroxy-9,10-secoandrosta-1,3,5(10)-triene-9,17-dione monooxygenase reductase subunit, which produces MTAPQIDPRAFRNVLGQFCTGITIITTVDDGAPVGFACQSFAALSLDPPLVLFCPTKQSRSWQAIESSGKFCVNILAEEQKDVCARFGSREPDKFAGVDWNPSPLGSPILGGSLAHIDCTVASVHDGGDHFVVFGAVQSLSDVPEVKPRPLLFYRGDYTGIEPDKTTPAHWRDDLEAFLTATTDDTWL; this is translated from the coding sequence ATGACCGCACCGCAGATCGACCCCCGAGCATTCCGAAATGTGTTGGGCCAGTTCTGCACAGGCATCACGATCATCACCACCGTGGACGACGGTGCGCCGGTGGGCTTTGCCTGTCAATCGTTCGCCGCGCTGTCGCTGGACCCGCCGCTGGTGCTGTTTTGCCCGACCAAGCAGTCGCGGTCCTGGCAGGCCATCGAGTCCAGCGGGAAGTTCTGCGTCAACATCCTCGCTGAGGAACAGAAAGACGTCTGCGCGCGCTTCGGTTCCCGCGAGCCGGACAAGTTCGCCGGCGTGGACTGGAATCCGTCCCCGTTGGGCTCGCCGATCCTGGGCGGGTCCCTGGCCCACATCGACTGCACGGTGGCCTCGGTGCACGACGGGGGCGACCACTTCGTGGTGTTCGGTGCGGTGCAGTCGCTTTCGGATGTCCCCGAGGTCAAGCCGCGGCCGCTGCTGTTCTACCGCGGCGACTACACCGGTATCGAGCCGGACAAGACCACTCCGGCGCACTGGCGTGACGACCTGGAGGCCTTTCTCACCGCCACCACCGACGACACCTGGCTGTAA